One part of the Gossypium raimondii isolate GPD5lz chromosome 1, ASM2569854v1, whole genome shotgun sequence genome encodes these proteins:
- the LOC105785568 gene encoding proline-rich receptor-like protein kinase PERK12, whose product MSESGGGSSPPAMSGSSPPASGAGNETNKNTPTAPSPTSTSTSSPPPPPDDSSNNQSSSEKKSPETSPPPAPQENESPPPPSSSSTPSSSKPPPSPQTPKQQQSPPATPQTQNPPKQQQQKHQSPPAPNTHSKESSQSSSGSSSSSSSSPDNSTKSSPSPPRPSPGTSQSQSSANSTSSSPQISSSAPANGSSTTSSSTSSPKALGPTTLSTSKSPSSTSSDGSSPSGGSNNSKQNNVSGHDKTLNYEAVIAATVVGVLVVVFIILFFYLRGRKKNRKSPYANYNRPPPTNFLVTSDAQMGHSPQHDTFHYNSQLHCQESSMVNSPQKEQNYHGPDSGIMAGSKTYFTYEELMEMTNGFARQNIIGEGGFGCVFKGWMADGRVVAVKQLKAGSGQGEREFRAEVEIISRVHHRHLVSLVGYSMAEKQRLLIYEFVPNNTLEHHLHAKELSLLEWDKRVKIALGAAKGLAYLHEDCHPKIIHRDIKSANILLEDNFEAKVADFGLARLNDTSQTHVSTRVMGTFGYLAPEYASSGKLTDRSDVYSFGVVLLELITGRKPIDSTQPLGDESLVEWARPLLIQALESGDFGELIDPRLKKHYVKSEMVRMVEAAAACVRHSSSKRPRMALVVRALDFEGDPDLSNGVKYGDSIAYDSGKYSEEIAEFRRMGLSSTENSSEIDMYGSEYNSKEMERGQSDFWKSQNSSGDYTSGELETRALKTR is encoded by the exons ATGTCAGAATCGGGGGGTGGTTCTTCTCCGCCAGCGATGTCAGGCTCCTCCCCTCCTGCAAGCGGCGCTGGCAACGAAACCAACAAGAATACACCAACAGCACCCTCTCCGACTTCAACGTCAACTTCAtcacctcctcctcctcctgATGATTCTTCAAATAACCAGTCATCTTCAGAAAAGAAGTCACCTGAAACCTCTCCACCCCCTGCGCCACAGGAAAACGAATCACCCCCGCCTCCATCGTCTTCTTCAACGCCATCATCCTCCAAACCACCTCCTAGCCCTCAAACTCCTAAGCAGCAGCAATCACCGCCAGCGACACCTCAAACGCAAAACCCTCCTAAACAGCAGCAGCAGAAACATCAATCACCACCAGCTCCCAACACCCATTCTAAGGAATCATCTCAGTCTTCGTCGGGaagttcttcttcttcctctagTTCTCCAGATAATTCCACCAAAAGTAGTCCTTCACCACCGCGACCTTCACCGGGAACCTCACAATCACAATCTTCAGCCAACTCCACTTCATCGTCTCCACAAATATCTTCATCTGCTCCAGCAAATGGATCTTCTACTACATCATCGTCTACTTCTTCTCCTAAAGCATTAGGTCCTACGACTCTAAGTACATCAAAAAGTCCCAGCTCTACCTCAAGCGATGGATCCTCCCCTTCAGGAGGCTCCAATAATAGTAAACAAAACAATGTTAGTGGTCATGACAAAACTCTCAACTATGAAGCTGTGATTGCTGCGACGGTGGTGGGTGTTTTGGTCGTTGTATTCATtatcttgtttttttatttaaggggAAGAAAGAAGAACCGAAAAAGTCCCTATGCTAATTATAACAGGCCACCACCGACTAACTTTTTAGTGACTTCAG ATGCTCAAATGGGACATTCTCCCCAACATGATACCTTCCATTATAATTCCCAATTACATTGCCAAGAATCTAGTATGGTAAACAGCCCTCAAAAGGAACAGAATTACCATGGTCCCGACTCGGGTATTATGGCTGGTTCTAAGACATATTTCACGTACGAAGAGTTGATGGAAATGACCAACGGATTCGCTCGTCAGAACATTATTGGTGAGGGTGGGTTTGGTTGCGTTTTCAAGGGTTGGATGGCAGATGGGAGAGTTGTGGCTGTTAAGCAATTGAAGGCAGGTAGTGGGCAAGGGGAGCGAGAATTTCGAGCTGAAGTTGAGATTATTAGTCGCGTTCATCATAGACATTTGGTCTCTTTGGTTGGATATTCTATGGCTGAAAAACAAAGATTGCTAATCTATGAATTTGTTCCAAATAACACTCTTGAGCATCATTTACATG CTAAAGAACTGTCGTTGCTTGAATGGGACAAAAGAGTCAAGATTGCTTTAGGAGCAGCAAAGGGTTTGGCATATTTACACGAAGATT GTCATCCAAAAATCATTCACAGAGACATTAAGTCGGCAAACATTTTATTGGAGGACAATTTTGAAGCAAAG GTTGCAGATTTTGGGCTTGCCAGACTTAACGACACTAGTCAAACGCATGTTTCAACTCGAGTGATGGGGACATTTGG GTACCTGGCACCAGAGTATGCTTCAAGTGGGAAGCTAACGGATAGATCAGACGTTTACTCATTTGGGGTGGTGCTTCTAGAGCTTATTACAGGGAGAAAACCAATTGATTCAACTCAACCTTTGGGAGACGAAAGTTTGGTCGAATGG GCACGACCGCTCCTTATACAAGCCCTTGAGAGTGGTGATTTTGGTGAACTAATAGATCCACGGCTTAAAAAACATTATGTAAAGAGTGAGATGGTTAGGATGGTCGAGGCAGCTGCAGCTTGCGTTCGGCATTCTTCTTCAAAGCGGCCTCGCATGGCACTG GTCGTAAGAGCTTTGGACTTCGAGGGGGATCCCGATCTCTCAAATGGGGTGAAATACGGTGACAGCATAGCATATGATTCAGGCAAGTATAGTGAAGAAATTGCCGAGTTCAGAAGGATGGGACTTAGTAGTACTGAGAACAGCTCCGAAATTGACATGTATGGTAGTGAGTACAATTCGAAGGAAATGGAACGTGGACAGTCCGACTTTTGGAAGTCCCAAAACAGTTCGGGTGACTACACTAGTGGGGAGTTAGAAACTCGAGCCTTAAAAACTAGATAG